The following are from one region of the Paenibacillus sp. JZ16 genome:
- a CDS encoding ferredoxin, with protein sequence MAKFTWVDKDTCIACGACGATAPDIYDYDDEGLAEVIFDGDNNRGVTEIPEDMHDDMLDACDGCPTDSIRIADEPFNAE encoded by the coding sequence ATGGCGAAGTTTACTTGGGTAGATAAAGATACCTGCATCGCTTGCGGAGCATGCGGCGCAACGGCACCCGACATTTACGATTACGACGACGAAGGCCTGGCAGAAGTCATTTTTGACGGAGACAACAACCGCGGGGTAACCGAAATTCCGGAAGATATGCATGACGATATGCTGGATGCCTGCGACGGCTGTCCGACAGATTCAATTCGGATTGCAGACGAGCCGTTTAACGCAGAATAA
- a CDS encoding DNA polymerase IV, with the protein MGHIDNYYPASGRVILHVDMNAFYCSVHEAEEPELYRGKPTAVAGSIELRKGVIVTCSYAARSLGIRTGMNVRQALRIYPDLMIIQPDFHLYRKYSNAFMNIAYAYTPLLEATSIDECYLDITGSKQFGTPLDIAREIQARIREELSLPCSVGIAPNKLLAKMASDMKKPNGLSVLRIRDVPQVLWNRPCAELFGIGSKTADKLRKLNIQTIGQLAAADEGLLTSTFGVMGSWMKRAASGIDHAPVVAEREQSKSIGHTTTLPQDVTSAEEARRVLLNLSDQVARRLRRQGLVTGGIQITLRTPDMKTITRSRHLAIPTENTEDIYREACELYHRHWKQDKPLRLLGVTLQQLAPKEESAIQLDLFDYEKQPKKESLTRVMDELRNKFGESAVLTAGMLGDDPSSLIRNHKRRGTSLQMDFVRDLGNDNKNADQPISQDPDRD; encoded by the coding sequence GTGGGACATATCGACAATTATTATCCGGCCAGCGGCCGCGTTATACTACATGTGGATATGAATGCTTTTTACTGTTCGGTACACGAAGCGGAGGAGCCGGAGCTTTACCGGGGGAAGCCCACGGCTGTCGCAGGCAGCATCGAGCTGCGAAAAGGCGTCATTGTTACTTGCTCCTATGCGGCACGATCCCTCGGGATACGCACAGGAATGAACGTGAGACAGGCGCTGCGGATTTACCCGGACCTGATGATCATCCAGCCGGATTTTCATCTGTACCGCAAGTATTCCAATGCATTTATGAATATAGCTTATGCTTATACGCCGCTGCTGGAAGCGACTTCGATTGACGAATGTTACCTGGATATCACGGGATCGAAGCAGTTCGGCACCCCCTTGGATATCGCCCGCGAAATTCAGGCGCGTATTCGCGAGGAGCTGTCGCTGCCTTGCTCCGTCGGCATTGCTCCCAATAAGTTGCTGGCCAAGATGGCATCTGACATGAAGAAGCCTAACGGGCTGTCCGTGTTGCGGATACGGGATGTCCCGCAGGTGCTCTGGAACAGACCTTGTGCAGAGCTGTTCGGCATCGGGAGCAAGACAGCCGATAAGCTGCGCAAGCTGAATATCCAGACGATCGGACAGCTGGCCGCCGCCGATGAAGGCCTGCTGACCTCGACTTTTGGCGTGATGGGGTCATGGATGAAACGGGCAGCCAGCGGCATCGACCATGCTCCTGTCGTTGCAGAGCGGGAACAGAGCAAATCGATCGGACACACGACCACGCTTCCGCAGGATGTTACATCGGCGGAGGAGGCGAGAAGGGTGCTTCTGAATTTGAGCGATCAGGTAGCGCGCAGGCTCCGCAGACAGGGTCTTGTGACCGGTGGCATACAGATCACGCTGCGTACACCGGACATGAAGACGATCACCAGGTCGAGGCATCTTGCCATTCCGACGGAAAATACCGAGGATATTTACCGGGAAGCGTGCGAGCTGTATCATCGGCACTGGAAGCAGGACAAGCCGCTCCGTCTGCTTGGCGTTACGCTCCAGCAGCTTGCCCCTAAGGAGGAGTCCGCCATTCAGCTGGATTTGTTCGATTACGAGAAACAGCCGAAGAAAGAATCGCTGACCCGGGTTATGGACGAGCTGCGCAATAAATTCGGGGAAAGTGCGGTGCTGACCGCTGGCATGCTGGGTGATGATCCGTCGTCTTTAATCCGTAATCATAAGCGGAGAGGAACATCTTTACAGATGGATTTTGTAAGGGATCTGGGGAACGATAATAAAAATGCCGATCAGCCGATCTCGCAGGATCCGGACCGGGATTAA
- the cimA gene encoding citramalate synthase yields MSKSISIFDTTLRDGTQGEGISLSADDKVKIAKKLDALGVHYIEGGIPGSNSKDIEFFKRVQDLGLTSKVTAFGSTRRKGSIADQDANLLRILESGVSAATLVGKSWDFHVHTALQTTLEENLAMIYDSIAFLKQKGLEVIFDAEHFFDGYKNNPEYAVAVLSKAREAGADWLVMCDTNGGSLPHEISNIVASLAGPLSGAPLGIHTHNDCELAVANTLSAVQAGVQHVQGTMNGYGERCGNANLCSIIPNLQLKLGYECIGDDNLRTLTNTARYISEIANVNMPVNQPYVGNAAFAHKGGIHVSAILRDSRTYEHIEPEKVGNKQRVLVSELAGQSNIVSKAQDMGLNFDPASEQSKLIIGKIKDLEHEGYQFEGADASLELLLREANGEFKELFTFESFKMLVEKSAGQPVVSEAFVKVNVAGESIYTAAEGNGPVNALDNALRKALVQYFPTLKEMHLADYKVRVLDDKDATAAKVRVLIESKNFENSWNTVGVSSNVIEASWEALVDSMRYALLGQISPEQVHESAARQGLVNH; encoded by the coding sequence ATGTCTAAGTCCATTTCCATCTTTGATACGACACTTCGCGACGGAACCCAAGGCGAAGGAATCAGCTTGTCGGCGGACGACAAGGTCAAAATCGCCAAGAAACTCGATGCTCTTGGTGTTCATTATATTGAAGGCGGTATCCCGGGAAGCAACAGCAAGGACATCGAATTTTTCAAAAGAGTCCAGGATCTCGGCTTAACCTCAAAAGTAACCGCCTTTGGCAGCACTCGCCGCAAAGGCTCCATCGCCGATCAGGATGCCAATCTGCTTCGAATTCTGGAATCCGGCGTTTCTGCGGCCACTTTGGTCGGGAAGTCATGGGATTTCCACGTCCACACCGCGCTTCAGACGACACTGGAAGAGAATCTGGCCATGATCTATGATTCCATCGCATTCCTGAAGCAAAAGGGCCTCGAAGTGATTTTTGATGCCGAGCACTTTTTTGACGGATATAAGAACAATCCCGAATACGCTGTTGCCGTATTGTCCAAGGCTCGGGAGGCAGGTGCTGATTGGCTTGTCATGTGCGATACGAACGGCGGCAGTCTTCCGCACGAGATCTCGAACATCGTGGCATCTTTAGCGGGTCCATTATCTGGCGCTCCGCTCGGCATTCACACCCATAACGATTGCGAGCTTGCCGTTGCCAACACGCTAAGTGCCGTACAGGCAGGTGTCCAGCATGTGCAAGGAACGATGAACGGTTACGGGGAACGCTGCGGGAATGCCAACCTGTGCTCCATCATTCCGAATCTGCAGTTGAAGCTGGGATACGAGTGCATCGGAGACGATAACCTCCGCACGCTGACGAACACCGCACGATATATCAGTGAAATCGCCAACGTCAATATGCCTGTCAACCAGCCGTATGTCGGTAACGCTGCCTTTGCCCATAAGGGAGGCATCCATGTTTCGGCGATCCTGCGCGATTCCAGAACGTACGAGCATATCGAACCGGAGAAAGTCGGAAACAAGCAGCGCGTGCTGGTGTCCGAGCTTGCAGGACAGAGCAACATCGTATCGAAGGCACAAGACATGGGTCTTAACTTTGATCCGGCTAGTGAACAATCCAAGCTTATTATCGGAAAGATCAAGGATCTTGAGCATGAAGGATATCAATTCGAGGGGGCAGACGCTTCCCTGGAGCTGCTGCTTCGAGAAGCGAACGGAGAGTTTAAGGAACTGTTTACCTTCGAATCCTTCAAAATGCTCGTAGAGAAGTCAGCCGGCCAGCCGGTTGTTTCCGAAGCCTTTGTCAAAGTCAACGTTGCCGGTGAGAGCATCTACACCGCAGCGGAAGGCAACGGCCCGGTCAATGCGCTAGACAACGCGCTGCGTAAAGCGCTGGTCCAATACTTCCCGACACTCAAGGAAATGCATCTTGCTGACTATAAGGTCCGGGTGCTGGATGACAAGGATGCGACGGCAGCCAAAGTACGGGTGCTCATCGAGTCCAAGAACTTTGAGAACTCCTGGAACACCGTCGGGGTTTCCAGCAACGTCATTGAGGCGAGCTGGGAAGCGCTGGTTGACAGTATGCGTTATGCGCTGCTCGGTCAAATCTCACCGGAGCAGGTACATGAGTCCGCGGCAAGGCAAGGGTTGGTTAATCACTAA
- a CDS encoding TlpA family protein disulfide reductase: protein MKRNIIILVLLVVAAGAVIYNQAGDNIQAVFTQEKPLPTETGAKAGLLAPTFTLKGMDDKTYAGGGARDKAMVVNFWASWCEPCKQEAPELDKLAEEYADELEIYGVNVSKYDNEKKARQFVKDFELRYPILLDPKGEVFEELYKGQVFPTNVLIDRNGVIQEIILGAPDPKDLRKKIAKLLN from the coding sequence ATGAAACGAAACATCATCATCCTCGTTCTGCTGGTTGTAGCGGCAGGCGCTGTAATCTATAACCAAGCCGGCGACAATATCCAGGCTGTCTTCACGCAGGAGAAGCCGCTCCCGACGGAGACAGGCGCCAAAGCCGGACTGCTTGCCCCTACCTTCACCCTGAAGGGGATGGACGACAAGACATATGCCGGCGGCGGAGCACGCGATAAAGCGATGGTTGTCAATTTCTGGGCATCTTGGTGTGAGCCGTGCAAGCAAGAAGCCCCGGAGCTCGATAAGCTGGCGGAGGAATATGCAGATGAGCTGGAAATCTACGGCGTGAACGTGTCCAAGTATGATAATGAGAAGAAAGCGCGTCAATTCGTTAAGGATTTTGAACTCCGGTATCCAATACTTCTTGATCCGAAAGGAGAAGTGTTCGAGGAGCTGTATAAAGGTCAGGTCTTCCCGACGAATGTGCTGATTGATCGAAACGGCGTGATCCAGGAAATCATTCTTGGCGCTCCGGATCCCAAGGATCTTCGCAAAAAGATAGCTAAGTTGTTGAATTAA
- a CDS encoding Mov34/MPN/PAD-1 family protein: MNPSDMALEQLLLHAAVQQHISDYTYDCLPQEACGVLIGHSSAARRSVTVTQFIPIKNTAEFPLHSFHLDPVQWTRLVLTEKGIVGLFHSHPDTFPEPSGQDLLQLQSFGGLLQVYAIGSPAAPNAPDSKPLQLQTYKIIRGQETSELFSNLPTHSWVRQESEFYSLAPIPCKIISE, translated from the coding sequence ATGAACCCGTCTGACATGGCCCTGGAACAGCTTCTGCTGCACGCGGCCGTACAACAGCATATATCGGACTATACGTATGATTGTCTGCCACAGGAAGCTTGTGGTGTCCTTATCGGGCACTCCAGCGCAGCAAGGCGATCAGTAACCGTTACGCAATTTATCCCCATAAAAAATACAGCGGAGTTTCCGCTGCATTCTTTTCATCTGGACCCTGTTCAATGGACCCGCTTGGTGTTAACTGAAAAAGGAATTGTCGGATTGTTTCACAGTCACCCGGATACATTCCCTGAGCCGTCCGGCCAGGATCTGCTGCAGCTTCAGTCCTTCGGCGGATTGCTCCAGGTGTATGCCATCGGATCTCCTGCAGCTCCAAACGCTCCCGATTCAAAACCATTACAGCTTCAAACTTACAAAATTATTCGAGGACAAGAGACCTCAGAATTATTCAGCAATCTGCCGACACATTCCTGGGTGCGGCAGGAATCGGAATTCTATTCCCTCGCCCCGATTCCTTGCAAGATCATATCAGAATAA
- a CDS encoding 3'-5' exonuclease, whose protein sequence is MTEPGQSNGGFWRSLRSGNFNSAIASMRGAQTAQQLAFIRSQMKDNRRPEVLGTPLDELEVVVFDLESTGFNHQHGDEILSFGAIKVIGEQVIENETFHMIVNSGAPVPPFIAELTGITQHMVDAAPPLMEGLHDFMAFIGGRVLVAHAAAHDRGFLNAALWKTSKVRLTHRLLDTMMLAQRLYPEQKDYSLDELLRSSGIPVEGRHHALSDARMTARLWADYMKEIQARGHATTLGDLYVYLSEA, encoded by the coding sequence ATGACTGAACCGGGACAATCGAACGGGGGCTTCTGGAGATCCCTCCGTTCGGGTAACTTTAATTCTGCCATCGCCTCTATGCGCGGGGCGCAGACGGCGCAGCAGCTGGCGTTCATCCGATCCCAGATGAAGGATAACCGGAGGCCGGAGGTTCTGGGTACCCCGCTGGACGAGCTGGAGGTTGTTGTGTTTGATCTGGAGTCGACGGGGTTCAATCACCAGCACGGCGATGAAATTTTGTCATTCGGTGCTATCAAGGTCATCGGCGAGCAAGTGATCGAGAACGAAACCTTTCATATGATTGTTAACAGCGGTGCTCCTGTTCCCCCATTCATTGCTGAGCTGACAGGAATTACGCAGCATATGGTTGATGCAGCCCCGCCCTTAATGGAGGGGCTGCATGATTTTATGGCTTTTATAGGAGGCAGGGTGCTTGTTGCCCATGCGGCTGCGCATGACCGCGGATTCCTGAACGCAGCCTTGTGGAAGACGTCAAAGGTTCGATTAACCCATCGGCTCCTTGATACGATGATGCTCGCGCAGAGATTATATCCTGAGCAGAAGGACTACAGTCTGGATGAGCTGCTACGGAGCAGCGGCATTCCGGTGGAGGGCCGGCATCATGCTCTGTCCGACGCGCGAATGACTGCCCGTCTGTGGGCGGATTATATGAAAGAAATTCAGGCGCGCGGCCATGCAACCACGCTTGGAGATTTGTATGTCTATCTAAGCGAGGCGTAA
- a CDS encoding DUF294 nucleotidyltransferase-like domain-containing protein — protein sequence MKPLKSVNLFPVFSEIQTAATAQQLRDERIVCQNHLIEMRHDMELREWIASVNTMHDLIGQRAAAICEQDMWEAGLGRPPARYAFVAFGSSGRQEATLWSDQDNGLIIGDELEEEQLPFFREYGLRLANLLEYAGYPKCSGKVMCSEPLWSKKLGDWKNQISEWCGDQQWEPIRNFIIASDLRHIAGDGELTEAWADHFRSSVELNPNIGNAVLRNTVKHKATLNVMGRIVTERFGEHAGEFDVKYGVYIPLVNSIRTMALQRGIIETSTQKRMEKVMLLEGGNLLLESVQRAFLTALRLRNNTPHRLENGLITSSGYIPQEQLKNKTMQYELRDTLGVVRRIHRSLQREHRFAERRNP from the coding sequence ATGAAACCTCTGAAATCCGTAAATCTGTTTCCGGTATTCTCGGAAATTCAGACAGCAGCAACAGCCCAGCAATTACGAGATGAACGGATCGTTTGTCAGAACCATCTGATCGAGATGCGTCATGACATGGAGCTGAGAGAGTGGATCGCATCCGTCAATACGATGCACGATCTGATTGGACAGCGTGCCGCGGCAATCTGTGAGCAGGACATGTGGGAGGCTGGCTTGGGCCGGCCTCCTGCGCGTTATGCGTTTGTTGCTTTTGGCAGCAGCGGAAGGCAGGAAGCTACGCTGTGGAGCGATCAGGACAACGGTTTGATCATTGGCGATGAGCTGGAGGAGGAACAGCTTCCCTTCTTTCGGGAATATGGCCTTCGACTGGCGAACCTGCTGGAGTATGCAGGCTATCCCAAATGTTCGGGAAAAGTGATGTGTTCCGAACCTTTATGGAGTAAAAAGCTTGGCGATTGGAAAAATCAGATTAGCGAGTGGTGTGGAGACCAGCAGTGGGAGCCGATTCGCAATTTTATCATTGCTTCGGATCTCCGTCATATAGCGGGAGATGGCGAGCTAACGGAGGCATGGGCCGACCATTTCCGGAGCTCCGTCGAGTTGAACCCGAATATCGGCAATGCCGTGCTGCGCAATACGGTCAAGCACAAGGCAACGCTGAATGTCATGGGGCGAATTGTAACGGAGCGGTTTGGTGAGCATGCCGGTGAATTTGACGTAAAGTATGGCGTTTATATTCCACTTGTAAACAGTATTCGCACGATGGCGCTCCAAAGAGGCATCATCGAAACCTCGACGCAAAAGCGGATGGAGAAGGTGATGCTGCTTGAGGGCGGCAACTTGCTGCTGGAAAGCGTGCAGCGTGCTTTTTTGACGGCGCTTCGGCTGAGAAATAACACGCCCCATCGGCTGGAGAACGGGCTGATCACGAGCAGCGGGTATATCCCGCAGGAGCAGCTCAAGAACAAAACCATGCAGTACGAGCTTCGCGATACGCTTGGTGTGGTCAGACGGATACACCGGTCATTGCAGCGAGAGCACCGTTTTGCGGAGAGGAGGAACCCATGA
- a CDS encoding ammonium transporter, whose protein sequence is MGKRWLGLMVGVIALLAFPASAFAAEGGATNVELTAGLNSVFVFLAALLVFFMQAGFALLEAGSVRMKNAGHVAGKTFLTFGISIVAFWALGFGLAFGNGNSFFGFEGFFLSGDNAAGSFDSLSAYDVPTTIMFLFHLSFAAVSLAIACGGMAERAKLSVYIVFGLLFTIVIYPIVAHWVWGGGWLGALGMQDFAGSTVVHLTGATAALVATVLLKPRLGKYNKDGKPNSIPGHNQVLSVLGVFIIWIGWFGFNPGSTISALTDGFFGFVALNTNIAAAAGALAALLISWAVLGKADIPSMLNGILAAFVAITGACAFVEPWAAVVIGAVAGTITFFTAQWFDRKGIDDPVYAFSVHGIAGMWGAVSTGLFAAPRLVEITGVGKEGLFYGGGFGQLGVQLLGLIGTFAFVLVISFIILYLMKITMGIRVTEEEELVGLDMSEHGTYGYPEQMKLLAESEGKLPEFRSGGKGVPGSDTAL, encoded by the coding sequence ATGGGAAAAAGATGGCTAGGTTTAATGGTGGGAGTAATCGCATTGCTTGCATTCCCGGCGAGCGCGTTCGCCGCTGAGGGGGGAGCAACGAACGTTGAATTAACGGCTGGTTTGAACTCCGTGTTCGTATTCTTGGCAGCATTGCTCGTATTCTTCATGCAAGCAGGGTTCGCACTGCTGGAAGCCGGATCTGTCCGTATGAAGAATGCAGGCCACGTTGCAGGCAAAACATTCCTGACCTTCGGCATTTCGATCGTTGCCTTCTGGGCACTAGGGTTTGGCCTGGCATTCGGCAACGGGAACAGTTTTTTCGGATTTGAAGGTTTTTTCTTAAGTGGCGACAATGCGGCTGGCTCTTTTGATTCCTTGTCCGCTTACGATGTGCCGACAACCATTATGTTTTTGTTCCACTTATCCTTTGCGGCCGTATCCTTGGCCATCGCTTGCGGTGGTATGGCAGAACGGGCAAAGCTCAGCGTCTATATCGTGTTTGGATTGCTGTTCACCATCGTGATTTATCCGATTGTTGCTCACTGGGTATGGGGCGGAGGTTGGCTCGGAGCTCTGGGTATGCAGGACTTTGCCGGATCGACGGTCGTTCACTTGACAGGTGCTACAGCGGCGCTGGTGGCTACCGTTCTCCTGAAGCCACGGCTTGGCAAATATAATAAGGACGGGAAGCCTAACAGCATTCCGGGCCACAACCAGGTATTATCGGTGCTCGGCGTATTCATCATCTGGATCGGTTGGTTCGGATTTAATCCAGGCAGCACCATCTCCGCACTCACGGACGGCTTCTTCGGTTTTGTGGCTTTAAATACGAATATCGCGGCTGCGGCAGGTGCGCTAGCGGCATTGCTGATCTCTTGGGCGGTTCTTGGCAAAGCAGATATTCCTAGCATGCTGAACGGTATTCTTGCTGCTTTTGTGGCCATCACGGGGGCCTGTGCATTCGTGGAACCTTGGGCGGCTGTTGTTATCGGTGCAGTAGCCGGTACGATTACCTTCTTTACGGCACAGTGGTTTGACCGCAAAGGCATTGATGATCCTGTATATGCATTCTCCGTACATGGTATTGCCGGTATGTGGGGGGCTGTATCCACCGGTTTGTTCGCAGCACCGAGACTTGTTGAAATTACAGGCGTAGGCAAAGAAGGTCTGTTCTACGGCGGGGGCTTCGGTCAGCTTGGCGTTCAGTTATTGGGCCTCATCGGTACGTTTGCATTCGTTCTCGTAATCTCATTCATTATTCTGTACCTCATGAAAATTACGATGGGTATCCGTGTAACGGAGGAAGAAGAATTAGTGGGTCTAGATATGAGCGAACATGGAACTTACGGATATCCGGAGCAAATGAAACTTCTGGCGGAATCGGAAGGGAAATTACCAGAGTTTCGTTCCGGAGGCAAAGGGGTACCTGGAAGCGATACGGCGTTATAA
- a CDS encoding MerR family transcriptional regulator has protein sequence MMGITSGNLFRIGELAKVAGISERTIDYYTKLGLISPEKRTLKNYRLYSSETLSTLERINQLKQEKYTLDEIKERLDRWKSVPDDSEMTEKLTKLEIQMKQLERDVKELNPLLSELKPSQAREVLANILPKGAACIESLQILLNQFTSM, from the coding sequence ATGATGGGGATCACGAGCGGAAACCTTTTCCGAATCGGTGAGCTGGCCAAAGTTGCCGGAATCAGCGAAAGAACCATTGACTATTATACGAAGCTGGGTTTGATCTCCCCTGAAAAACGGACGTTAAAAAACTACCGGTTGTACAGTTCTGAAACCTTAAGCACTCTCGAACGTATTAATCAGTTAAAGCAAGAGAAATATACTCTCGATGAGATTAAGGAAAGACTGGATCGCTGGAAGTCGGTTCCCGATGATTCCGAAATGACGGAGAAACTAACCAAGCTCGAAATACAGATGAAACAGCTGGAACGGGATGTGAAGGAACTCAACCCGCTTCTGAGTGAATTAAAGCCAAGTCAAGCCCGGGAAGTACTCGCTAACATTCTTCCTAAAGGGGCTGCTTGCATCGAGTCGCTACAAATCTTGCTGAACCAGTTCACTTCGATGTAA
- a CDS encoding zinc metallopeptidase has product MYSDWMFILIIIAFIFSLWAQFRVKGTFNKWAKVENSTGMTGYDAARHMLDANGLHDVPIEPVPGTLSDHYDPTKRVVRLSEPVYYERTISAVSVACHEVGHAIQHAEHYPMLVARHKMFPVVNFASGIAPFLLIAGFLFQAMNLVGLGIIFFSCAVAFQLVTLPVEFNASNRARQLMVQEGYIANDEERGVAKVLNAAALTYVAAALISLLELIRYIMIFTSNRE; this is encoded by the coding sequence ATGTATTCTGACTGGATGTTTATTCTCATTATTATCGCTTTTATATTCTCGCTATGGGCCCAGTTCCGGGTCAAAGGCACGTTTAACAAATGGGCTAAGGTCGAGAACAGCACCGGCATGACAGGATACGATGCTGCCCGGCATATGCTGGATGCCAACGGACTCCATGATGTGCCGATTGAACCGGTGCCAGGCACACTCTCCGACCACTATGATCCAACCAAACGCGTTGTGCGTTTATCGGAGCCCGTTTATTATGAACGCACGATCTCGGCTGTCTCTGTTGCTTGTCACGAGGTTGGCCATGCGATCCAGCATGCCGAGCACTATCCGATGCTAGTAGCCCGTCACAAAATGTTCCCGGTCGTAAACTTCGCATCGGGTATCGCTCCGTTTCTCTTGATTGCCGGATTCCTGTTCCAAGCCATGAACCTGGTCGGTCTCGGCATCATCTTCTTCTCTTGCGCCGTTGCCTTCCAGCTCGTCACCCTGCCGGTCGAGTTTAACGCAAGTAACCGTGCTCGTCAGCTGATGGTTCAAGAAGGCTATATCGCCAATGACGAAGAACGCGGAGTTGCTAAAGTATTGAACGCCGCGGCCTTGACCTATGTCGCTGCAGCTTTGATCTCTCTGCTCGAGTTGATCCGTTATATCATGATCTTTACGAGCAACCGGGAATAA
- a CDS encoding LysR family transcriptional regulator: MELRQLQYFVKVAQKEHVTQAAEELHVAQSAVSRQIHQLEEELGVNLFMQKGRNLQLTPVGQLFCKRVESIMKDLDRAVVEIHEFLDPEQGEIRIGFPHSLGIHLIPSIVAEFRKKYPNVKFRFKQGMFPTLIRDVVGAEVDLAFVSPFPDRHDQVDGDIVLTEELFAILPPNHPLAGEQSIKLEQLKEERFVLFSKGYSLRPIVWHACLEAGFTPKIAFEGEETDTIRGLVAAGMGVSLLPEMALFQTNPLQPARVRISEPKVTRSIGLIHRADEKLPPVAQAFRAFLLQYFGIDPSPKKEGKAD; the protein is encoded by the coding sequence GTGGAATTACGACAGTTGCAATACTTTGTAAAGGTTGCGCAAAAGGAACACGTTACCCAAGCGGCAGAAGAGCTTCATGTGGCTCAGTCAGCCGTCAGCCGTCAAATACATCAGTTGGAAGAAGAGCTTGGTGTTAATTTGTTCATGCAAAAAGGCCGGAATCTGCAGTTAACCCCGGTAGGCCAGCTTTTTTGCAAACGGGTGGAGAGCATTATGAAGGACTTGGACCGTGCGGTCGTCGAGATACATGAATTTCTGGACCCGGAACAGGGAGAGATCCGCATCGGATTCCCACACAGCCTGGGCATCCATTTGATTCCGTCCATTGTGGCTGAATTCCGGAAGAAATATCCGAACGTGAAGTTCCGGTTCAAGCAGGGGATGTTCCCGACACTGATCCGGGACGTGGTTGGAGCTGAAGTGGATCTGGCATTTGTGTCGCCGTTTCCGGATCGTCATGATCAAGTGGATGGGGATATCGTTTTGACAGAGGAGCTGTTTGCGATCCTGCCGCCGAATCACCCGCTTGCGGGGGAGCAGTCCATCAAGCTGGAGCAGTTGAAAGAGGAGCGCTTTGTGCTGTTCAGCAAAGGCTACTCCTTGCGTCCAATTGTGTGGCATGCCTGTCTTGAAGCAGGGTTCACGCCGAAGATTGCTTTTGAAGGCGAGGAAACGGATACGATCCGCGGGCTGGTTGCGGCCGGTATGGGGGTCAGCCTGCTTCCTGAAATGGCCCTATTCCAGACGAATCCTCTGCAGCCGGCACGCGTCCGGATCTCGGAGCCGAAGGTAACGCGTTCTATCGGTCTGATCCACCGCGCGGACGAGAAGCTGCCACCGGTTGCTCAGGCATTCCGTGCGTTTCTGCTTCAATATTTTGGTATTGATCCGTCGCCGAAAAAGGAAGGGAAAGCGGACTGA
- a CDS encoding rhomboid family intramembrane serine protease translates to MIFVRYENWKSYLRYYPVTSLLLVINLVMFVITSLDGGSRNPVTLLKYGALSDLPQFVDQAWRYFTAMFLHNGFDHVLFNGFALLVFVPPLERIMGSWKFAILYLLSGVLGNVIGLAYYERMEDYTFLVGASGAIYGAYGAYLYIALFQRHVIDESSRKTLFTLLILGILFSFTPGVSLVAHVGGLVGGFFLYGLMIRLFKRRT, encoded by the coding sequence ATGATATTCGTACGTTATGAAAATTGGAAAAGTTATTTGCGTTATTATCCCGTTACATCGCTGCTGCTTGTCATTAACCTGGTGATGTTTGTGATCACATCCTTAGACGGCGGTTCCAGAAATCCGGTTACGCTGCTGAAATATGGGGCTTTATCGGATTTGCCGCAATTCGTTGACCAGGCATGGAGATACTTTACGGCGATGTTTCTGCATAACGGGTTTGATCATGTATTGTTCAACGGCTTCGCACTGCTGGTATTTGTTCCCCCGCTGGAGAGAATCATGGGGAGCTGGAAGTTTGCCATTCTGTATCTGCTCAGCGGTGTTCTCGGTAATGTAATCGGATTGGCTTATTATGAGCGCATGGAGGACTATACCTTCCTTGTAGGCGCCTCAGGAGCCATTTACGGAGCTTATGGCGCTTATCTGTACATCGCCCTGTTCCAGCGGCATGTCATTGATGAGTCGTCTCGCAAGACGCTGTTCACCCTGCTTATTTTGGGGATACTGTTCTCGTTTACCCCAGGGGTCAGCCTTGTAGCGCATGTCGGCGGATTGGTAGGCGGATTTTTCCTCTACGGTCTCATGATTCGATTATTTAAACGTCGAACATAA